ACACAGATAAGATAAGAGaaacaaaattattattttagtcaTTTCTGCTTTGTGGcaattgtgatttgtgattaAATCTCTAGTTTGTTCTACAAAGTACTTCCAAAAACCTCACTTGTATTGTTTCACATATATCACATCCAAGGACCCAAAGATCTGGTGTGCTTTTTATCAGGGCATGTACTTCATTCCTTTCATCCTGGGAATGATATGTATATCTCTGATGTCATCATGCTGAAGCAGCCAACACAAGTAGCGCTCCGTCCCCATGCCCCATCCACTGGTGAGGAGTGGTTTCACTTGACGCATGTTAGTGTACCATTTGTAGGACTGCTCTGGCACTGCATGGTGCCTGAGGGCCTCCAGTACCATCTCAGGGGTGGAATGACGTTCACCGAGACCCAAAGTCTCACCCAGCCCCAGGAGAAGGTCAGCAGCTTTGGCTTTGCACCGTCCAGTTCCCTCCACATAGGCCTGGTAGAAGGGAACTCCTAGATGGTCCATCTCAGTCAGCCAAACAGCGCCACCATATTTCTCTATCAAGACACGCTCTCCTTTGCGTGTAAGCTTTCTGCCAAACTGAGGCTGGCCATCTTGTACCCACTCGGAGCAGTCAGCAGATGGCATCATGGGAATTGCCTGGTCTAGAGGGACTCTTGGGAGTGGGGATTTTTCATCCAGCTTACTCAGCATGGCTTTGACATGTGCAAGGGTCCCGGCAGTGTTGAGGATCATATCAGAGTGTTTCTTCAACATGGACTTAGTGAGATGAGCCAAGTATCCCTCTGCTATGGAAATGGCATTGTCCATGTCACCCAAAAGTTCACACTCCACGTGGTAGAACTGGTTCAAGTGTGTGGCATCAGGATCTTCCCCTCTAAAGCTGGGGGATATGTAGTACGTCCCTGGCAGGTTGTCTTGGAAGCGAAGGAAGTATTCAAGAACAAATTGCATTGAGTCAGCCAGGTAGATGCTCTGGCCCAGCAGGTTTACAGAAACTGGTTCTGAGTCAGATCCCAAGCCCATTGGTGAAGAGATGGTGTCTGTGGTGAGAGGGGTTAAAGCGTAGGAGTACTGGCAGGAAGTGTGGAAATATTCCACTGTGCTGTGGAAGAGAGTGTTTTGAATCTGGAACAGGTTGCGATACCACTGGCTCTTGATGGCCAGTGTGGAGTGAGACTGAGGGTCTTGCCATGAATGAGGAGGCCTGCACTGGGTGATTTTTGAGTGGATCTTTTTGAGGGACTCTGGATCAGCAGCTGGGCCATCCAATGATGTCACATATCCAGGGTAGCTTTGGAAGCATTCTGGTTGCAGCTCAGAAGGCTTAGTGCCATCTGGTGAAGGTAACAGAGGGATTAGCTTGGCATGAGCATAGTCAATCTCAAGGCCCTCAAAGATCAGTGCAACACCTCGAGCTCTCATTCCCTCTTTTAGAAGTCGGGCAACTTTATAAGTGGCTAAGATCAGGGCTTTGTAGTCAGCTTCATCCAATTTAAAGATGTCACTGGACAGATGTTTGCGTGGCACCACAACAGTTTTTCCTGGAGTGTTTGGGTATGGTGTCAGGAAGGCAACATGCTCATTGTCTTCCCACACTCTccactgttgctgctctccGCGTACANNNNNNNNNNNNNCATTGGAAGCGTCTCCAAAGAACTCAAAGCAAGAAGGTGCATTTGGTGTTGGCAGTCCGTTTCTTATCTTGGCTTGAACCTGGGCCAGTGCCTCATGATCCCAGTGGGGGCCATTTTTTGAGGTGCAGTAGCCAGGGTTGTGAGTATGGAATTCCTCTTCAGTGGCAAGATGAGGCTGCCACTTTGGCTCTACGCCATGAAGCGGGAGCAGTCTGATTTGTGCTGGCTGATCAGGGGTTGGATTGAAAACCAAGGCACAGCACTGCACTCCCAATCGCTCACATAGCAAGCTTGACACTGCTCTTGCTCCCTGTAGCAATGTTACAAAATCAGGTGGAGCCAACTGGAAGATGCTGCTTGCCCCACTAAGAGTCTTTCTAGTCAGAATGGTTGACCCAGGGATCCAGGGGTTAGGATTGAGGTAGGCAACAAGCTCATCTGTTTCCCAGATCACATCANNNNNNNNNNTCTTCAAGGGCCGGAAGACCTCTACTCGTGAAATTCCACCTATCATTGAGGCCACAAACATTACTCCAGCATTCGTTTCAATGATAGCATCACCTTTCGAGTCTACAGCAATGATTCCTGCACAGACCCCATCTAGATTTTCAGCCATCACTTCTCTACATGCCTGCCTAAGGCTATACCCTTTGTGGTGGTAGAGACTGGCTATTTTCTGTGCAACAGTCTGCCTCAGAAATACATCTTCATCTCCAGAGCAGGTAATAGCTAACTTGTCATCAGCATATATTCCTGCCCCTACTACTGCTGTATCCCCAACTCGCCCTTTAAGCTTTCCGACTAACCCCCCTGTGGACGATGCAGCAGCCAACCCATGGAAACGATCCAAGGCCacagctccaactgtctgaGGGTGATTGTTTTTTGAGGTGTTTCCAACAGAGAGCTTTGCAGTTAACTGTCTGTGACGTGTATCAGTGTAGAAATACTCAGGCCCAACAGGCTTCTGCTTCTCCTCCAACCCTTGCAGAAAGTCCTCAGCTCCATCTCCCACTATGAGTGAATGTGGGCTCTTCTCCATGACGCATCTAGCTGCTTTTATTGGGTTCTTCACACTTTGCACGCAAGCAACAGATCCTGACCTCATTGTATTTCCTTCCACAATGGTTGCTTCCATTTCATTTTTGCCATCTTTGTTGAATACTGAGCCTTTACCTGCATTGAACAGGAAGCAGTCCTCCAGAGCTTCTACTGACTTCTGAACTGCGTCCAGACTCCTTCCACCTTGTTGAAGCAATTGGGATCCAAGGGTTAAGGCTGTCTGTAGAGCAAACTCAATAACGGCATTTACTTCGGTGTTCAGCATCATCTCTTCTCCAGCACCACCATGGATCACCAGAGTGTAGTCTGTGCTCATGCCAGAGGTGGAGTCAACAGTAGTTTTGCCATTGTTTGGGATTTCTGGACAGTGGTTTGTCCtccatcatttttttctgtttgaccCAGATTCAGTATATGCTCCAGGCCACCCATTTGGTGTGCAATGGCATACCTAACAGCTAGAAGCATCACTAACTTCAGGTTTATCTTCAGCTTTCTTGAATCTTTTCCAGTGCCAGAGCAAAGCTCCCCTTTCCATTAAGCACAATGCGAACCTTGTCTCTCTTTCCAAGGTAGCATACAGCCAGCTGATCTTGGGCATAAACATTCCCTACTCCACACTCTACACCTTCCCTCAGATCTGTACCTGTGAGGTACACCGATGGACATCCAAAGGGGTCAAGGTACTTCTTCAATGGGTTGTCAGGTGGCAATGATTGACGCAGGACGGCTACATGTGGACCAACTCCTTGACCACCTTTGGTGTTTCTAATGAGGCTCTTATGCTCCAGAAATGCTACATGGAACAAGCGTAGGAGGTCAGTAGTGTATTCACTTGTGTTATCTGGGCCAATGCAAGACATCAAGGCATCTACTAACTTTTGGGAATCCATGGTGAGTGAGTATGTAGGATCACAACGGCCATGTTTGTAGTGGCGCATATGGGTAGGTGTGACAAGCATGTGATTGGAAGCAGATTCCCCAAGTGTCTGCCTCAGGGAAAGCTGCAAAGAGAAGTTGATCCAAGCATCATACAGGCCCCTTTGCCCTCTGAGAGCAGAAAACACATCAGGATAGGAAGGCACATCAAAAGTGAGAACTGAATGAGTTGCTCCCAAGAAAGCTAACTTTGGGGTAATTACTCCTTGCAAGGGGAATGTTAGGGGAGTTGGAcaaccataatttacaaggttTAATGTGACAGACCCATTCACATTAACTGTGTCGGTATGGACTAAGTCTAAGTCAGCAGTCTCAGACAGATTGTACACATGCTCAGTCATAAGCCCAGCCACCATCCCATCCACAGCGCTGTGCTCAAACACCATCCCAGCTGTGCTGTCCTTGAACACCACCAGGTTCATCACCtgtcaaaaaatagaaaaattgaATAATGTTTTGGTGTTCAGTGGAACACTGTCAGGGAAAAATATTTTGTCCTTTGTCTTCACCTGCTTTACACATTTGGGAAATGAAATATTTTACTAGCTCAACTTGTTTTACATCTTGCTTTGAGTCTTGATTTCCTAACAGGCTACTGTGTTCTTCCTCTCTCATGGTGTTCTTTAATAGTTTTAAACTGCTTTtgtagtattttaaaaaaacagaaattctAAAGTCAAATTATAATTATCATGCCCTGAGTGTTAATACTGATGACTTAGCTATGTCAATCAATTTATAAAGTGCTAACCAATATAAGtggtactgtacatgttttagTAAGTTTGTGTCACCTGAGTGTGTGATTTGGTTGACATGTAAACACAAAAGGGAGAGATCCCCAtgcaacattaaaacattgGTGCAGTGTTTAAGCACATTGATCCAATACTTGTCATAGTATCTCAGGCATGGACTGTCTTTCCTCCTCCCAGCCTCATGCATTGAGGATATCAGCAGTTAGAGGGCGCGTTGCAGTCTTCCAGACAGAGGTAAGCACGGCTTCCATCATCCCAGGGAGCTGCGCATCCCTCCTTGCCCAGGATCTCTTCCCTGGTGGCAGCCCAGACTTTGCGCCCAGAGCTGAGAGCTGCAAATTACAGAGGGATCATTCTGTTCCCCGGCACTGGGTTGATCCATCACCTGAGCCAGCTGGTTGTAGATGTCAATGAGCGGTCTGCAGAAAACCGGGCAGTGTCAGGACGCCACAGTATGTCACAGGGAACACTCCTCCAACACAGGTGATGATGGCATGTAGGCTATCGGGTATACCTGGAAAACAAAGCTACTGATTAGAAGTGAGCAGTATTACGTgttgaaaacaaacatttttttgctATAATAAACCTTACCAGTTTGTGCCCTGCCAATAATCTCAC
The nucleotide sequence above comes from Etheostoma spectabile isolate EspeVRDwgs_2016 chromosome 15, UIUC_Espe_1.0, whole genome shotgun sequence. Encoded proteins:
- the LOC116703795 gene encoding LOW QUALITY PROTEIN: uncharacterized protein LOC116703795 (The sequence of the model RefSeq protein was modified relative to this genomic sequence to represent the inferred CDS: inserted 1 base in 1 codon) — protein: MERTQQSEVFAASRIPGRSQDEIKVYPDSLHAIITCVGGVFPVDILWRPDTGPVSARPLIDIYNQLAQVMAQPSAGEQNDPSVICSLSALGRKVWAATREEILGQGGDAAASLGMMESAVLTLCLEDCNAPSELADILNAVRLGGGRDSPCLRYYDKVMNLVVFKDSTAGMVFEHSAVDGMVAGLMTEHVYNLSETADLDLVHTDTVNVNGSVTLNLVNYGCPTPLTFPLQGVITPKLAFLGATHSVLTFDVPSYPDVFSALRGQRGLYDAWINFSLQLSLRQTLGESASNHMLVTPTHMRHYKHGRCDPTYSLTMDSQKLVDALMSCIGPDNTSEYTTDLLRLFHVAFLEHKSLIRNTKGGQGVGPHVAVLRQSLPPDNPLKKYLDPFGCPSVYLTGTDLREGVECGVGNVYAQDQLAVCYLGKRDKVRIVLNGKGSFALALEKIQEXLKINLKLVMLLAVRYAIAHQMGGLEHILNLEIPNNGKTTVDSTSGMSTDYTLVIHGGAGEEMMLNTEVNAVIEFALQTALTLGSQLLQQGGRSLDAVQKSVEALEDCFLFNAGKGSVFNKDGKNEMEATIVEGNTMRSGSVACVQSVKNPIKAARCVMEKSPHSLIVGDGAEDFLQGLEEKQKPVGPEYFYTDTRHRQLTAKLSVGNTSKNNHPQTVGAVALDRFHGLAAASSTGGLVGKLKGRVGDTAVVGAGIYADDKLAITCSGDEDVFLRQTVAQKIASLYHHKGYSLRQACREVMAENLDGVCAGIIAVDSKGDAIIETNAGVMFVASMIGGISRVEVFRPLKXXXXDVIWETDELVAYLNPNPWIPGSTILTRKTLSGASSIFQLAPPDFVTLLQGARAVSSLLCERLGVQCCALVFNPTPDQPAQIRLLPLHGVEPKWQPHLATEEEFHTHNPGYCTSKNGPHWDHEALAQVQAKIRNGLPTPNAPSCFEFFGDASNXXXXXVRGEQQQWRVWEDNEHVAFLTPYPNTPGKTVVVPRKHLSSDIFKLDEADYKALILATYKVARLLKEGMRARGVALIFEGLEIDYAHAKLIPLLPSPDGTKPSELQPECFQSYPGYVTSLDGPAADPESLKKIHSKITQCRPPHSWQDPQSHSTLAIKSQWYRNLFQIQNTLFHSTVEYFHTSCQYSYALTPLTTDTISSPMGLGSDSEPVSVNLLGQSIYLADSMQFVLEYFLRFQDNLPGTYYISPSFRGEDPDATHLNQFYHVECELLGDMDNAISIAEGYLAHLTKSMLKKHSDMILNTAGTLAHVKAMLSKLDEKSPLPRVPLDQAIPMMPSADCSEWVQDGQPQFGRKLTRKGERVLIEKYGGAVWLTEMDHLGVPFYQAYVEGTGRCKAKAADLLLGLGETLGLGERHSTPEMVLEALRHHAVPEQSYKWYTNMRQVKPLLTSGWGMGTERYLCWLLQHDDIRDIHIIPRMKGMKYMP